One Rhizobium sp. NRK18 genomic window carries:
- the miaA gene encoding tRNA (adenosine(37)-N6)-dimethylallyltransferase MiaA yields MSKSPIGEFDAILIAGPTASGKSALAVDLARKAGGVVINADSMQVYDTLSVLTARPSLTDMQGVEHFLYGHVPAGSAYSTGAWLREAQALISRLKTEGRLPVFAGGTGLYFKALTGGLSDMPEIPDAIRTRWRGRLFAEVPEALHLELSRQDPEGAAALNPQDGQRIVRALEVLEATGKPIREFQGRSGPMIIDPARALKIVIDPDRTVLHERINRRFEAMLEHGAADEVRALLALNLPPEMPVMKAIGVRELSAMLSGELTRKQACEQASAATRQYAKRQMTWFRNQMDESWERRATV; encoded by the coding sequence ATGAGCAAGAGTCCTATTGGTGAATTCGACGCGATCCTGATAGCCGGGCCGACCGCCAGCGGCAAGTCCGCATTGGCGGTTGATCTGGCGCGCAAAGCCGGCGGCGTGGTCATCAATGCCGACAGCATGCAGGTCTACGACACGCTGTCGGTGCTGACGGCGCGCCCGTCATTGACGGACATGCAGGGCGTCGAGCACTTCCTATACGGCCACGTGCCCGCCGGATCCGCCTATTCGACCGGGGCGTGGCTGCGCGAGGCGCAAGCGTTGATATCGAGGCTGAAGACGGAGGGACGGCTGCCGGTCTTCGCGGGTGGGACGGGGCTTTATTTCAAGGCGCTCACTGGCGGGCTCTCCGATATGCCGGAGATACCCGATGCCATTCGTACGCGTTGGCGTGGGCGGCTTTTCGCCGAGGTGCCCGAGGCTCTTCACCTTGAACTTTCCCGGCAGGATCCTGAAGGGGCGGCGGCGCTCAACCCGCAGGACGGTCAACGGATCGTCAGGGCGCTGGAGGTGCTGGAGGCGACAGGCAAGCCGATCCGTGAATTCCAGGGGCGCTCCGGACCGATGATCATCGATCCTGCGCGAGCGCTGAAGATCGTTATCGATCCCGATCGGACGGTGCTGCACGAGCGGATCAACCGTCGCTTCGAAGCGATGCTGGAGCATGGGGCTGCGGACGAGGTCAGGGCGCTTCTCGCCTTGAACCTGCCGCCCGAGATGCCGGTGATGAAGGCGATCGGCGTGCGCGAACTGTCGGCCATGCTTTCCGGCGAGCTGACCCGCAAGCAGGCTTGCGAGCAGGCGAGTGCCGCGACACGGCAATATGCCAAGCGGCAGATGACGTGGTTTCGCAATCAGATGGATGAAAGCTGGGAACGCCGTGCAACGGTCTGA
- a CDS encoding putative bifunctional diguanylate cyclase/phosphodiesterase, translating into MSVPAGNPELLKAQYQSFSRQLPMMYLILMTSTWALAATHMRIAPLWLTVVVPVIFTIGTALRVIHWWKSIGRKPTPELALKALTRTNRLAFLIAIAFAGWSYMLLPYGDAYTRSHVAFYMAITVISCIFCLTHLRSAAITVTVIVNGSFVAYFATTGEPTFVAIAINIALVSICMLFILFVNYANFNQMVLSRQRSEALGNENMRLANSDSLTNLPNRRAFFASLQSAFTVASEGGTRLAVGIVDLDGFKPVNDVYGHATGDRLLVEVGARLMDLQSKHGATFFRLGGDEFAVMIPSAGDDAEITAFGDSICATLQRPFLLPEGRIMISGSAGIAVYPDNAAAYEDLFTRADYALYHGKRMRRGRVSLFTEALDAQIVRETRIEQALKQADLAMEMSVLFQPIIDIRSNRPVAFEALARWQSPVLGTVPPVEFIAIAERTGLIIPLTRVLMKKALAAAAGWPADIRLSFNLSPHDLNTHENALTLLAIIENSTVDARRLDLEITETAFTLDFDQVLRSVELLRGIGCGISLDDVGTGYSSLTRLHALPLTKIKIDRSFVTDLDRKPSSYKIVKSLLALSRDMQLDCVIEGVETAEERAALLQLGASLLQGYLYSRPLPADETEAFLARPVAEMASAV; encoded by the coding sequence ATGTCGGTGCCGGCCGGCAATCCGGAGCTTTTGAAGGCGCAATATCAGTCCTTCTCGCGTCAGCTTCCGATGATGTATCTGATCCTGATGACCAGCACCTGGGCGCTGGCGGCCACCCACATGAGGATCGCGCCCCTGTGGCTCACCGTCGTCGTGCCGGTGATCTTCACGATCGGTACTGCGCTGCGTGTCATTCACTGGTGGAAGTCGATCGGCCGCAAACCGACGCCCGAACTGGCGCTGAAGGCGCTGACCCGCACCAACCGTCTCGCCTTCCTCATCGCCATTGCCTTCGCCGGCTGGTCCTACATGCTTCTGCCCTATGGCGACGCCTATACCCGCTCGCATGTTGCATTCTACATGGCGATCACCGTCATCAGCTGCATCTTCTGCCTGACGCATCTGCGTTCGGCCGCGATTACCGTCACGGTGATCGTCAATGGCTCTTTCGTCGCCTATTTCGCTACGACCGGAGAGCCGACCTTCGTCGCCATCGCCATCAATATCGCGCTTGTCAGCATCTGCATGCTGTTCATCCTGTTCGTCAATTACGCCAACTTCAATCAGATGGTGCTGTCGCGCCAAAGAAGCGAGGCCCTCGGCAACGAGAACATGCGCCTCGCCAACAGCGACAGCCTCACCAACCTGCCGAACCGCCGCGCCTTCTTCGCCAGTCTGCAAAGCGCCTTCACGGTCGCGTCGGAAGGCGGCACGCGGCTTGCGGTCGGCATTGTCGATCTTGATGGTTTCAAGCCGGTCAATGACGTCTATGGCCACGCGACGGGTGACCGGCTGCTCGTCGAGGTCGGCGCACGGCTCATGGATCTGCAGTCGAAGCATGGCGCTACATTTTTCCGCCTCGGCGGCGACGAGTTTGCCGTCATGATCCCGTCTGCCGGCGACGACGCCGAAATCACGGCTTTTGGCGACAGTATCTGTGCGACGCTGCAGCGTCCCTTCCTGCTGCCGGAAGGCCGCATCATGATTTCCGGCTCGGCCGGCATCGCCGTCTATCCGGACAATGCCGCAGCCTATGAAGACCTCTTCACGCGCGCCGACTACGCCCTCTATCACGGCAAGCGCATGCGGCGCGGGCGTGTCTCGCTGTTTACCGAAGCGCTTGACGCGCAGATCGTGCGCGAAACCCGCATCGAGCAGGCACTGAAGCAGGCCGATCTCGCAATGGAGATGTCCGTCCTGTTCCAGCCGATCATCGATATCCGCTCGAACCGCCCGGTCGCCTTCGAAGCCCTTGCACGTTGGCAGAGCCCCGTCCTCGGCACCGTGCCGCCGGTCGAGTTCATCGCCATCGCCGAGCGCACCGGCCTGATCATTCCTCTGACCCGCGTCCTCATGAAGAAGGCTCTGGCTGCGGCCGCCGGATGGCCGGCAGACATCCGTCTGTCCTTCAATCTCTCTCCTCACGATCTCAATACGCACGAGAACGCGCTGACGCTGCTCGCCATCATCGAGAATTCGACGGTCGACGCGAGGCGCCTCGACCTGGAGATCACCGAGACCGCCTTCACCCTTGATTTCGATCAGGTGCTGCGCTCCGTGGAACTGCTGCGCGGCATCGGCTGTGGCATCTCGCTCGATGATGTCGGCACCGGCTACTCCAGCCTCACCCGCCTGCACGCCTTGCCGCTGACGAAGATAAAGATCGATCGCAGCTTCGTCACGGACCTCGATCGCAAGCCGTCGAGCTACAAGATCGTCAAATCACTGCTGGCGCTCAGCCGCGACATGCAGCTCGACTGCGTCATCGAAGGCGTCGAGACAGCAGAGGAACGCGCGGCCCTTCTCCAGCTTGGCGCCTCGCTCCTGCAGGGCTATCTTTATTCACGACCGCTGCCCGCAGATGAAACCGAAGCCTTCCTTGCCCGCCCCGTTGCGGAGATGGCCAGCGCGGTTTGA